The Maridesulfovibrio hydrothermalis AM13 = DSM 14728 DNA window ATCCTTTTCCGCACTGAGATCTGGGTTTAAAAAAAAGTGAGCGTTAGGTTCTTCAACATCACAATCAGTGAAGCTGACGCTAACGCCTAATGAATCAAGGTACGCTGCAAAGTTGACTGCTATAGTCGTTTTCCCCGTACCTCCTTTGCCACTTGCTATTGCTATTCTCATATTTTTATATTCCTTTATTATTTGCGCGGGCACTGCCAGCTTCATGACGAGGGGAGAATCCTGCTGAAGCGTTTGCTGAACCAAGGCAACAGGTATTTTTAAAAAAAGTTTACCGGACTAGGAGAGCCTCCGGAGGGGAGTAGATTTCAACTTTAAAGAGCTGAAGACCCGCCGGAGGCATTTTGTGTACCGACTTTGTACGTTACTTCTCAATTTCAGAGCGCAGTTTCATGTTTTCGGCTTCTAATTCGGCGATGCGTTTTTCTAAGGCATTGTCGTTTTGGTCAATATTTTCAAATGTGTTCATGGGTTGGTTTTGAATCATCCTGCACATTCCGTTTCTGCGTCCTGCACCCATGCCGAGTCCTTGTCCCATGCCGCGCCCTTGCCCCATACCGCGTCCTTGTCCCATACCACGTCCCATGCCGGTTCCGGCTCTACGCTGGCCTTGTTGTTCAATTGAAGTTCCGTTAAAGGATCTGCCTCTGGCATTTCCGGCTCCACAAGGCCCAAGACCTCTGCCTTGCCTGTCGGAGCTGTTTTGATTTCTGTTAATAACGGGCATTGTTTTGCTCCTGTATTTTGGTTATTGATACAAGATATTAAGCAACTGCCGTGCCTTATTGTAAAATCTTTTAAAATCAGTATGTTGTCCGTGCATGAGATAACTCCTTTGTACGATAAAGACTTATAAATTGCCCGTTTTGCTTGCTGGTGGGCGCATAATTAGCCCAAGTGTTTGAATTGGGCATAGGTGTTGAAAGATGAAGACTCAATTGGATTGTTTACCGTGCTTTTTGAAGATGGCTCTTGCGGGAATCCGGGCTGCCTGCCCGGGGCAGGAGGATGTACATGAGAAGGTTGTAAAGCATTGGGCTGCAGGTTTTGCTGCAGCTGATTTGGACGAATCTCCACCGTCTCTTGCAGGGCGTTTTTTTAGAGAGATTTCTGATCATATCGGCGCAGTGGATATTTTCAAAGATCAGAAAGATGCTGCGAATAAGCGGGTTATGGAACTTTTGCCAGAAATTCGTGAAAAAGTTCTGGGCAGCGAAGATCCTTTATTGGCGGCCTTGGGAGTTTCGATTATCGGTAACTATATGGATTGCGCTGTTGCTGGTGAATTTGACTGGGAAGCTGAGCTTGAAACTCTGGAGGATGGGTTGGATTGCGAACTATTCAGCCATTTTCTAGATAAGCTTGAGCGTGAGAAGTCTTTACTGGTACTTGGGGATAATGCCGGAGAGATCGGGCTTGATACTATTTTGACCGGACTTTTACAGGATAGGGGTGTACAGGTAACCTATGTTGTACGTGGAACTAATGTTCTTAACGATGCCACACTGGTCGACGCTGAATATGTGGGAATGACTGAGGTCTGCGAAGTTGTAAGCTCCGGTGTTGATACTCCTGGAACTGTGCTGGACAGGTGTGATGCAGATTTTCGTGCACGTCTTGAAAATGCACCGGTGGTTTTGAGTAAGGGGATGGGTAATTTTGAGTCGCTTTGGGGAGTTCTGCCCGGTATTTTTTATGCATTTAAAGTGAAATGTCCGGTGGTAGCGAAAATTGCAGGACATCCTGTGAAGACGTCTCTTTTTTGCCGTGAAGGTTAAGCTGTCGTTGTTTTTGAATGTTTTGCTGTTTGATTACTTTACCTTTCAGTCTGTTTTGCAGTAACTTTTTTCTGGATCATATTTGGTTTAATACTTTAAAAAAATAGGTTCCTCCTGTGCTCGTTAGGGTAAAGAAAATATTCTGGATATTGTTTATCCTCTTTGATCTCTGCATTCTGGGTGCAGGGCTTTGGGGATTGTATTATCTGGAATCTGATGCGCCCCGGCTGGAGCTTGAAAGGCTTTTCAGTGAAGCTCTCGGCCGTGAGGTTGTTTTTGAGGAGAATCTGGATCTTATTTTTTATCCCTGGCTCGGGATTGATACCGGCTCTATTTCAGTCAGCGCCGCACCTGACGCAGAATATCCTCATCAGCTTACAGTTAAAGGGATCGATTTCAAAGTACGCCTTTTACCTCTTTTGCATGGTAATCTTGAAGTAGATACAATCATAGTTAATTCTCCTGTTTTCAGGATGGATCGTGGAAAGGATGGTAAGCTTGATCTTCCTGCTATGGGGGAAAGCAATGCTGTGTCCGGCAGTGATCCTCGAATTCCTTTTATTAAATCAATTACCGTGCGCGGCGTAAGCATTGTAAACGCTACTTCTACATATACGGATGTCGGGAGCGGGTATTCGTTTAAAGTTTCCGGTGTGAATGTTCGTACCGGACTTTTGCGTAAAGATACGCCGCTGGCTTTTGACCTGAGTGCTGCACTGGATGCTGACATCATGGAACTCAGTGCAAAAATCAATATCAAAGGGCTGATGGATTTTTCGGTTCATGACCGGACGGTCTCTTTCTCGGAAACATCTCTATCCATGCATGCCGAGAGTGATAAACTCCTCGGCCCCGGTGAGTCTGTACAGGGAATCGCATCACTTGATTTTGATCTTGTGGAGGGGCTGATTGATGTCAAAGGACTTGTTGTTCAGGGGGCGGGCATTCGTCTGTCCGGCTCTGCGAGATGTACGGATATTTACCATGCTCCTGATTTTAAAGGTACACTCAAATCTACCCGCTTTGATCCCAAGGCTGTATTTTCCCGATTTACACCTGTACCGATTCCGGCAGAATTCAAAGATATATTGAACAGTGCATCTTTCATTGTAGATTTTCACTCAACTCTTAATAAAACCACGCTTACAAACATGGTTCTGGCTGTAGATGATACCATGATCATGGGAGAATTATCTCTTAAAAATTACCGTCAGCCGTGGGTTGAGTTTGATATTCTGGCTGATTCAATTGTTCTGGATCCGTATGCTAAGCTTTTCGGACTGGCGAAAAATGACCCGGGCCAGAATGCAGCTGTAAAAAGTGCAAATTCTGAATCTCCGGCAAGTAAGTTCAGGCAGGTGGTTATTGCTGACCTTGTCCGCCAGATTCCCTGTAATGGGAAACTGGAAGTTGCAAAATTTGCTTATGATGGAATTCGCCTGGAAAATACACGTCTTGCCATTTCCCCCGGGCCGAAGGTGGCCAGTCTGAGTGTGGGGAAAGGCTCATACCTTGACGGAGATTTTGCTTTGCGGGCCGATCTTTCTTTTGATGAGCAAAAGGGAAAAGATCTGCTCTATCTTTCGGGTAAGGGGGAGGTTTCGCCATTTTCTATGGCCAGACTTCCGGTGAAGTTTGATGGAGTAAAATTTGAATCGGGCAAGGCCGGACTTAAACTGAACTCTTTAACTTCGCAGGGCAAAACGCCGGGAGAACTGGTTAGAAATATTGAGCTTGATATTAAGCTTGAAGGGAAAAAAATTGCTGCTGTCATAACCAGAAAAGAAGTTCCGGAGCAGTACAGAAATGTTCATGCGAAGAGTTTGAGTTTAGCATTTACAACCATCCCTCTTGGCGGAACTGCTCCGCTGGGCTTTGTGGGGCGTAAAGCTGATGTTAATATTTCAGGGAATATTTTGAAACCTTCTGTATCAATTGACAGCAGTTTTACGGGCGATATTTTTTGTAACCGCAGGTCGCCAGACAGCTGGCGGGTAAAGAATGGTAAATTGAAATTGTCTCTAGGTGGAACAGGGTTTCCGTTATTGAAGAAGGGTTTTAGTCTTTCTCTTGCCGGAGCAGCCGGCCTTGAAGACAAAAGTCTGAAACTGGACGAAATATCACTTAAAAGCGGGAAAGTTAAACTCATGGGCAGCATTGATGCTAAGAGGCTTGGCGAAGATACCGCAACAGCAAATGGCATCCTCAAAATAGCCGATACAGAGTGTGCTGAAATTTTCGATCTGTTCGGGGTAGAAAAACCGCAAACTAAAGACCCCAGAGCTTTTGATTCAGTTGAGCTGGACAGTTCTTTTCAGCTAAATGGTGAAAACCTGAATTTACGTGTTAATAATTGCCGCCTTGATACAGCCTCAGCTGCGGGAACATTTGAACTGGTAGATTTCAGCAATCCCGTACTTAATTTTGTGGTTAAGGGTGATCATATTGACGTAGATCGTTTTTTGCCTCCTGAAGAAGAGGACGAAAACCTTGCTAACAATGGAACACAGTCTAAATCTAGCGGTTTTGAAAGTGTTGAAAATTATAAATTTCCTGAATGGCAGTTCCCTGATAAGTTTTTAGGATCAATTAATGCCACCGGCAGGGTTGAGTGTAATTATTTTCGGATTTTTGATTTTGGCGGCAGTAAGGCGAGTGCTGATGTGAGCATGCAGAATGCAGTAATAGATATCCGGAATATTAAAGCCGATTTTCATGAAGGGAATGCTGCTGGCAGGATTTCGCTCGGCCTTCGTAACGGTACAGTGGAGCTTGGTACGGATCTAGAGGCGCGAGGGTTTCAGGCCGGACTCTTTTTTGCTGATTACGTAGGGCGTGATATTGTAAGAGGACGTTCTGATGCTTCGCTTAAAATAAGTGGAAACTCGACAGCGAATATTGATCTGGTGGACACTCTCGGTGGTGATTTCGCTTTTAAAATAACTGACGGGTCATATTTTTTTGCTGTAACTGATGACAAAGGCAAAAAAAGTAAAAAGGATCTAAAGCCGACTGATTTTTCAGTAATGAAAGGTGTCATCAGCGGTAAGGGCGGACGGTTCAAGGTCAAAAATTATACCCTTAAGACTGACTATCTTACAGCTACAGCCGTTGGCGGTTTCAGTTTTCCCGACGATTCTATCGATCTAAATGTAAATGCAGATATTATAAGACTTCCTAATTTATATTTAAAAATTGTAAATGCTCTTTTAGATGCCATAACCGGGGTAAACGTTCATGTCTCAGGCAGGTTGAATGATCCTAAAGTAGAGGTCAAAGGTCTTGAACGCTGGGGAGATGTGCTTGGTGATGTTCTCGGTTTACCGGAGGATTCTTTTATGTTTTTCAGAAAACTCATATTTTGATATGGTCCGCTAAAGTCGAAAGAATTTGCAGCTATTTGTAAATCTTGTTTGATTTAGAAGGGAGGGTGTGATGGCCGGAATTAAAATTGGAGGCAGGGTCTCGGAATTTTTCCTGCACGATATCTGGGACTGGAGTTCGCATCATGCCCGCGGGCCGTTCAAAATGCTGTATACCGTTGCCCGTGTTGCCTATCTTGTTTCAATGGGATTTTTGAAGGATCAGTGCATTATCCGTGCGTCCGCCCTGACTTTTACTACCATGCTTTCAATTGTCCCTTTTCTGGCTGTGGCTTTTTCCTTGATGAAAGGAATGGGGTTTCAGGAATCTTCGTATATTCATGATGTGTTGCTCAAGGTTTCCGCCGGAAGGGAGGAGATCGTCAATAAGATATTAGAATACGTTGACAATACCAATGTGCAGACTCTTGGCTGGATCGGGGTTACAACGCTTCTTTTTACAGTTCTATCCACTGTCGGAACTGTAGAAAAGGCTTTCAATATTATTTGGAAAGTTAAGCGGGGCCGCACATTCTGGCGTAAATTTACAGACTTTTTTTCAGTGATTTTTATTTGTCCGGTGGCGGTTATTGTTGCTACCAGCGTCAGTGTTTCACTTAAAAAACAAGCGATGCTGCATTCGCTGGAGAATATTTACGGAGTTTCAGAGGTTGAAAGTTTGCTTATCAAGCTGGCTCCGCTGGTTTTGATATGGCTTGCTTTTACATTTATTTATGCCTTTATGCCCAATACCCGGGTACGTCTCAGGAGTGCTCTTGTCGGCGGCATAATTGCCGGAACCATTTGGCAAATGGCCCAGTGGGCTTATATTAACTGGCAAGTGGGGGTCAGCAAATATAACGCTATTTACGGTAGCTTTGCGCAGTTACCGTTATTTCTGCTCTGGCTTTATTTCAGCTGGATTATTGTACTTCTGGGTTCCGAGATCAGTTACGCTGTGCAAAATGTTATGCTTTATCGTCAGCAGCGGTTCATGCCTGATGCCGGAGTAGAGGACATGCAGAAATTTTCGCTTCTGGCGTTAAGTCTGATGAGTGTGCGTTTTGAGCGTGCTGAACCTCCCTTTAATATAGAGGAGCTTGCCGGGGAGATTGGTGTTCCGGTCAGTTTTATTTCACCCATGCTGGATAAGTTTGTTGAAAACGGCGTTCTTGTACATGCCGGTGAGGATGATAAGGAAATTTATACCTTTGCACTTTCACCTCAGCATATCTCCATCTTGCGGATCATGAGTATCCTGTCAGGCAGCGGTAAAGAGGCCAGCGCAGCGGTGGACAGTCCGGGGATGGAATATGTTTCAGGGCTTATGAATGATATTAAAGAGGTCGTCAGGGACAGTGGAAAGGATATAACTCTTTCTGCCTGCGCCGATGGCCTTGCTGAAGTTATGAGCGTTGCCAGAGCTGAAGAAATGAAAGACTCTGCACCGGGAATGGAAACTGAATCGGGGTTTGAAGGAAATGAGGGAAATGATACTCGTAAAGTCCTTGCAGAATAATCTGTACTGCTTTTAAATTATTGCGCAAAATCTACGTGCAAAAAAGCATAAAATTTTTGTCAGCAATCTGAGAATGCGGGCGACTTTATAATCAAGTCGCCCGCATTCTCAGGTAAAAAGTCAGATATTAGACCAGCATAATTTCAGATGTTCTCTTGCCATTTTCGGGGTGACCATAGCAACACCGATCGCAAGTGCAAGGGATACTGGAAGCGCAATTACGTTGGGGTCAACCCATTGCAGCAGCCAGACCCATGAACCTTTGGCTGCACCTGATACCAGTGTATCCTGTCCGGTGAGCATTTTACACAGCCCGATTACTTTTGCTTCTTTCGCGTGTACGAAAAGCAGCCAGAACATGGACGCGCTGAATCCGCCGACAAGGGATACTTTTGCGGCTTTTTTGGTCATTCCTTTCCAGTACAGACCGAGCAGGTAGATAGGCAGAAAGGATGCCGCGCACAGACCGAAGAAGAATGCGGTGGCTCTGGCAATAATGGACGGGGGCAGAATCCATGCCCATGCGATTGCGGCGAGCAGGGTGATGGAAACACCGATCTTGGTAATCTTAACAGATTTTTCGCTGGATACTTTAACAAACCTTTCGAAGAAATCCCGTCCAAGTGCCGTTCCACCCACGTGGTACTGGGAGGACAGGGTGGACATACCGGCTGCAAGCATTGCCAGCAGGAAAAGTGATGAAAACCATGACGGCATCATCTGTTCAATATACATGGGGATGATTTTATCCATGTTGCCGCCAGCCACTGCGATGGAAATCTTACCGGCTTCCTTGAAGAATACTGCGTTGGAGAGTGCGCCCACAGTGAAGGCTACTCCGGTCATGAGCGGAATGAAAAGTCCACCGTAAAGAACTGCGCGGTTTAGCTCGCGGTCAGAAGGAACGGTCATAAAACGAACAGCAAGCTGGGGCTGTGCCAGAACACCTATACCTACGCCGTAGACGATGGTGGTATAGATTACCAGCCATAGAGGTGTGCCGAATCTGGCTCCCTGTGTCCAGCCGATCATACCTCCTTTTTGCAGCTTGGCAGGCATGAGGTTGACCATATCGGTCAGGGCCTGATGAGCTTCGGTTACTCCGCCGAGCATAATATACGTTGAAACTATAAGGATAAGCATCATCACCGCCATGATCAATCCTTGAAAAGCGTCAGTGTACATTACAGCTTTCATTCCGCCTGAAACAACGTAAACAGCCAGAATCACGCTGATGACAATAAGAGCTGCGCCATAAGGAATACCAAAGGAAATTTCCATCATGCGAGAAATACCGATCAGTACTGCCGCCGCATAAACAGGGATGAAAAGAAATATGATGCCACCGGAAAAGCCTTGAATGAAGCGTGAATCATAACGCCTTCCCAACAGTTCCGGAAAGGTGTGACTGCCAAGTGCCAGCCCCATGCGTCTGGTGCGTTTGCCGAAAAAAACCATCGCAATAAATACACCGACCACAATTGTGGCAAGGGTGAGCCAGAGCAGCGGAAAACCAAAAAGTCCCGCTGC harbors:
- a CDS encoding damage-control phosphatase ARMT1 family protein — translated: MKTQLDCLPCFLKMALAGIRAACPGQEDVHEKVVKHWAAGFAAADLDESPPSLAGRFFREISDHIGAVDIFKDQKDAANKRVMELLPEIREKVLGSEDPLLAALGVSIIGNYMDCAVAGEFDWEAELETLEDGLDCELFSHFLDKLEREKSLLVLGDNAGEIGLDTILTGLLQDRGVQVTYVVRGTNVLNDATLVDAEYVGMTEVCEVVSSGVDTPGTVLDRCDADFRARLENAPVVLSKGMGNFESLWGVLPGIFYAFKVKCPVVAKIAGHPVKTSLFCREG
- a CDS encoding AsmA family protein, with the protein product MLVRVKKIFWILFILFDLCILGAGLWGLYYLESDAPRLELERLFSEALGREVVFEENLDLIFYPWLGIDTGSISVSAAPDAEYPHQLTVKGIDFKVRLLPLLHGNLEVDTIIVNSPVFRMDRGKDGKLDLPAMGESNAVSGSDPRIPFIKSITVRGVSIVNATSTYTDVGSGYSFKVSGVNVRTGLLRKDTPLAFDLSAALDADIMELSAKINIKGLMDFSVHDRTVSFSETSLSMHAESDKLLGPGESVQGIASLDFDLVEGLIDVKGLVVQGAGIRLSGSARCTDIYHAPDFKGTLKSTRFDPKAVFSRFTPVPIPAEFKDILNSASFIVDFHSTLNKTTLTNMVLAVDDTMIMGELSLKNYRQPWVEFDILADSIVLDPYAKLFGLAKNDPGQNAAVKSANSESPASKFRQVVIADLVRQIPCNGKLEVAKFAYDGIRLENTRLAISPGPKVASLSVGKGSYLDGDFALRADLSFDEQKGKDLLYLSGKGEVSPFSMARLPVKFDGVKFESGKAGLKLNSLTSQGKTPGELVRNIELDIKLEGKKIAAVITRKEVPEQYRNVHAKSLSLAFTTIPLGGTAPLGFVGRKADVNISGNILKPSVSIDSSFTGDIFCNRRSPDSWRVKNGKLKLSLGGTGFPLLKKGFSLSLAGAAGLEDKSLKLDEISLKSGKVKLMGSIDAKRLGEDTATANGILKIADTECAEIFDLFGVEKPQTKDPRAFDSVELDSSFQLNGENLNLRVNNCRLDTASAAGTFELVDFSNPVLNFVVKGDHIDVDRFLPPEEEDENLANNGTQSKSSGFESVENYKFPEWQFPDKFLGSINATGRVECNYFRIFDFGGSKASADVSMQNAVIDIRNIKADFHEGNAAGRISLGLRNGTVELGTDLEARGFQAGLFFADYVGRDIVRGRSDASLKISGNSTANIDLVDTLGGDFAFKITDGSYFFAVTDDKGKKSKKDLKPTDFSVMKGVISGKGGRFKVKNYTLKTDYLTATAVGGFSFPDDSIDLNVNADIIRLPNLYLKIVNALLDAITGVNVHVSGRLNDPKVEVKGLERWGDVLGDVLGLPEDSFMFFRKLIF
- a CDS encoding YihY/virulence factor BrkB family protein codes for the protein MAGIKIGGRVSEFFLHDIWDWSSHHARGPFKMLYTVARVAYLVSMGFLKDQCIIRASALTFTTMLSIVPFLAVAFSLMKGMGFQESSYIHDVLLKVSAGREEIVNKILEYVDNTNVQTLGWIGVTTLLFTVLSTVGTVEKAFNIIWKVKRGRTFWRKFTDFFSVIFICPVAVIVATSVSVSLKKQAMLHSLENIYGVSEVESLLIKLAPLVLIWLAFTFIYAFMPNTRVRLRSALVGGIIAGTIWQMAQWAYINWQVGVSKYNAIYGSFAQLPLFLLWLYFSWIIVLLGSEISYAVQNVMLYRQQRFMPDAGVEDMQKFSLLALSLMSVRFERAEPPFNIEELAGEIGVPVSFISPMLDKFVENGVLVHAGEDDKEIYTFALSPQHISILRIMSILSGSGKEASAAVDSPGMEYVSGLMNDIKEVVRDSGKDITLSACADGLAEVMSVARAEEMKDSAPGMETESGFEGNEGNDTRKVLAE
- a CDS encoding sodium:solute symporter family protein; the encoded protein is MITKIAITSIYLAVILFLGFKGWKSSKQSTDYMLAGRQMNPFVMAMSYGATFVSTSAIIGFGGAAGLFGFPLLWLTLATIVVGVFIAMVFFGKRTRRMGLALGSHTFPELLGRRYDSRFIQGFSGGIIFLFIPVYAAAVLIGISRMMEISFGIPYGAALIVISVILAVYVVSGGMKAVMYTDAFQGLIMAVMMLILIVSTYIMLGGVTEAHQALTDMVNLMPAKLQKGGMIGWTQGARFGTPLWLVIYTTIVYGVGIGVLAQPQLAVRFMTVPSDRELNRAVLYGGLFIPLMTGVAFTVGALSNAVFFKEAGKISIAVAGGNMDKIIPMYIEQMMPSWFSSLFLLAMLAAGMSTLSSQYHVGGTALGRDFFERFVKVSSEKSVKITKIGVSITLLAAIAWAWILPPSIIARATAFFFGLCAASFLPIYLLGLYWKGMTKKAAKVSLVGGFSASMFWLLFVHAKEAKVIGLCKMLTGQDTLVSGAAKGSWVWLLQWVDPNVIALPVSLALAIGVAMVTPKMAREHLKLCWSNI